Within Halobacterium zhouii, the genomic segment ATCTCGCTGTTCGACCCGCTGGCGGCCGTCGCCGTCGCGGCGCTCATCGTGTGGTCGGCGGTCGGCGTGCTCCGCGAGAGCGTCGCCGTCCTCTTCCAGAAAAGTCCGGTCGCCACGGGCGACGTGCGAGCGGTCGTCGCCGGCGTCCCGGGCGTCCAGCGCGTTCCCGACGTTCACCTCTGGCACCTCCACAGCGACCTGCTCGTGGCCACCGTCTACCTCGTCGACGACTGTGAGACCACCGCGGAGCGCGACCGGGTCGTCGAGCACGTGCACGAGCGCCTCGAGGCGGAGTTCGGGGTCGGGCACGCCACAGTCGAAGCGGTCGGTGAGGCGCACACAGACGCGCACTGCCACGAGTGAGCTAACGTCCCGCCGGTGGTCCCCAGAACCGAAACGCCTATCCGGCCGATTAGGCTGACCTAAACCATGATTGCAGTGGCCGGAACGAACGACGGGCAGCGAGCACCCCAGACGGAGCTGGCTGCCGGACAGCACAGCGGAGGTGTGAATGCCCCGTAACCACGACGCGGTGGTCGTGGGCGGCGGTCCCGCGGGCGCCTCGGCGGCCGTGTTCCTCGGTCGCGCCGGCCTCGACGTGCTCGTCTGTGACCGCGGCCGCGCCTCACTCGACAGGTGCGCGCACCTCGAGAACTACCTCGGGTTCCCGGGCGGCGTCAGTGTCTCGACGTTCCGCGACCTCACCCGTCGCCATCTCGAGGAGACCGGCTGTGCGTACGCGGACGACCACGTCAGCAGTATCACTCGCGTCGACGGCGACCTCCTCGTCGAACGCGAGGAGGGAGACCCAGTTCGCACCGACCGCGTGCTCGCAACCACGAAGTACGGTGCGGAGTACCTCCACGCGCTCGACGACGGCGACCTGTTCCGCGGGGCGGACCGCCGGCACGTTGCCGCGGACGACGACGGAAGAACGGCCGTCGAGGGCGTGTACGCCGCCGGTCCTCTCGTGGGCACCACCGATCAGGCGATCGTCGCCGCGGGCGACGGCGCGGACGTCGCGACGACGCTCGTCGAGGACTGGCTGGTCGACGAACGCGATTTCTGGCGAGCTATCGCGGTCCAGTACTGGGACTGGGTGCGGTACGACACCGAGCGCACCGACGACCGGCGCGAGCACATCGAGTCGTGGGTCCGCGACAGCGTCCCCGACGACGAGAACGTGAGCGAGGAGCGCATCGAGCGGGTCACAGCGTTCGTCGTCGAACACGACCGCTCGCAGTTCGTCGACGACGAAGAACGGACCGACCGCGAGGAACACGGACGCGAGCAGTTGCGGGACGTCCTGAACCGCTGAACCGCCCGTATACTATCGGTGCGGCGTCACTGGACCTGTTCGGCGAACTGCTCCCGGACCTTCGACACCTTCGGCGCGATGTTGACCGTGCAGTAGGCCGCGTCGGGGTTGTTCTCGTAGTAGTTCTGGTGCTCGTCTTCGGCCTCGTAGAACCCCTCTAAAGGCTCTACCTCGGTGACGATGGAGTCCTCGAACGCGTCGCGTTCCTCGAGTTCCGCGACGAACGCCTCGACGAGTTCGCGCTGCTCGTCGTCGTGGTAGAGCACGATCGAGCGGTACTGCGACCCGACGTCCGGCCCCTGGCGGTTCACCGTCGTCGGGTCGTGAACGGTGAAAAAGACCTCCAGGAGGTCCTCGTAGGAGAGTTCGTCCTCGTCGTAGGTGACCTGGACGACCTCGGCGTGTCCCGTGTCCCCCCGGCAGACCTCCCGGTACGTCGGATTCTCCGTGTCGCCGCCTGCATACCCGGAGGTCACGTCGGTCACCCCGTCCAGTTCCTCGAGGGCCGCCTCGATACACCAGAAACACCCACCGCCGAACGTGGCTTGCTTGCTCATACCCGACGTACGGGCGAGAGCGGGTTAACGACACCGGACGACGAAGGAGTGACGACACCGGACGATGAGTGTGATGACGGTCCGAGCACCCACCGGCGAACAACACGCCGAACGCGGAGTCGAACCCGGCCTCGGGTTCGGATTCCAGCGTGTTGCCCCGGAATCGGTTTGGGTGTCCGGTTCGAACCGGGCGTATGGCCGAACTCGACGAGACAGACCGTAGAATCCTCGAGTTGCTCGCAGCGGATGCGAGACGACCGTACAGTGACATCGCGGACGACGTAGGCCTGTCGGCACCCGCGGTCTCAGAGCGCGTCTCGAAGCTCCGGGGGAGCGGCATCATAAACCGATTTACGGTTGATGTCGACCACTCCGCGCTCCGGGGTGGCAGTCAGGTGCTCGTGACGCTGTCGCCGACGCCCGGCGACGAGGACGCGGTCCGCGAGTCGGTCAGTGCGGCCGACGCTGTCGAGCACGTGTTCGTCACGGCGTCCGGGGACGTCGTCTGCGTGGCCAACGTTCCCGTCGAGAACGTCCGTTCCTGGGTGACCGACGTTGTCGACCGCGACGTCCTCGGGTCGTACGACGTCGAGGTGCTCGCGGAGTCCGCGTGGAACCCGAGCGTCGGGAACGACATCGCGCTCGCGTGTGCCGAGTGCGGGAACACCGTGACGAACGAGGGGGAAACGGCGGAGGTCGGCGGCGAGCGCCACCACTTCTGCTGTTCGTCGTGCCGCGCGCGCTTCGAGGAGCGCTACGAGCGACACGAGTCGGCGGCGTAGGACAGTACGCCTAAACCGCAGGTCGACCGATAGGGAGTATGCGCCGGAACACCTTCGTGAAACTGTCTGCCGTGCTGTTCGGGCTGGTGTTCGTGAGTTTCGTGGTGCTCGGGTTCAGTCGTCTCGTGCTCCCGTACCGGACGGCGCGACTGCTCGCGGCGCCGACGCTGTTCGCGGCGAGCGTGCTGGCAGTCGTGCTACTCGGACAGGCCGTGCTCTCGGTCGTCGGCGTTTCGGAGATCGAGTGACGAGAGTGGGATGACCACGAGAGAAGCCCAGGCAGACCATTCAGACAGACTGACCAGTATTACTGGACAATAAATCTGGCCAGTTGTATTATGTAAGAGGCCCAGACAGCAGGATTGTTCAACAATTCCATCCAGACCGACTGGCCAATACATCCAGTCAACTGTACTGACCAAATCGACTACACACATTGAGTGTATGGCCTGGGTAGAAGAACTGGCCAGACCGCCTGACTAACTGAACTGTAGACAATGTCTGGCCAATCGATCGAGATGAACGAACGGGCCAGATTGCCAACGTAGTTCTTCTGGAGCTGTCGAGACAGGAACCGACCTTAGAAGAACAGTACTACTGACCAGTAATACTGCGCAGACAGTACATTTAGACGTACTGCCTGGACGTACTCTCTAGATGTGGCGACGATCAGGAGGTGCCGCGTTGACTGGTACCGGAGACGTGAAAGATGTCGAAGACCCAGACAAGCCAGCAGACATATCGGGGGTGGCAAACAGTGCGGACAAACGACATCACCTACAGAAACACTAGCCAATAAAACTGCACAGTATTACTGACCATACTGACTACCTGGGTCGGCCGGTGGAGAGCGACACAGCAACCACTCGAAGCGGCGAGCGGAGAGTCGTGAGGCACCGTAGAGAAAGTGACCAGTTGACTCTCCGGGAGATATAGGTACACGGGCGCGGAAACAGGTGGACGATGAGCGACGACGCCCCTGGTCCCGACACCCGGCGCGCGGTGCTCGCCCTCCTCTGTGTCCTCGGCCTGATCGCCGCGTCGACGGCAGCGCCCGCGCTCGCGGGCGACACGCCGCTCGGCGGCCTCGACTCCCCGCAGGCACCGAGCCAGGTGCCGGAGTTCCTCCTGGAGATGGACGCCCTGAACTGGCTGTTCGGTGACGAGCCACCACAGACACCGAGTGGCGCCGGAAGCCTGCTCGGCGCACTCACTCCCGGCCAGTCGACGAGCGTCGGCGGCGCGATATCGAAGTCAGCGCGAGCGCTGGCGAGCCAACCGCACTTCGTGGCCACGGCACCCAGCCGGACGTACTGGCGGACCGGCGCGTACGTCGAGTACACCGGATCTGGATGGCAGAATCGGGATGGTGCGTACAGGACGGGGAGCGCCTCGGACCCGGTGCGGGAGACTCGGGAGTTGTCGATGACGTACACAGTGACGCTGAAGCGGTCGACGACGTCCCTCCCGGTGGTCTGGCGGCCACTCGACGTGAGTCTGAGCGACGTTCCGGACTGCGGTTGGGGGGAGGACTGTAACGTCGACCTCCAGTACTGGACCACTGGCAGTGTTCGTGCGCCGTCCGGACTCGAACCCGGAACTACCTACAAGGTCGCCGCGAGCAAGCCACCACGGGGCGAGGAGGCGCTGACGGCCGCCGGAGACGGTGACGAGTCGACGAGAGGCTACCCCACCTCCGACTACTCGGAGGTGTCGACGACGTCCCGGGTCCGGTCGCTCGCCGCGCAGGTGACGGACGACGCGGATACGCGCTACGGGAAGGTGAAGGCCGTCGAGCGCTACCTCGAGGAGTCGAAGATGTACTCGCTGTCGAACGGGACGGCGGCGGGCGATAACGTCGTGGACGAGTTCCTCTTCGAGCAGAACGCGGGCTACTGCGAGCACTTCGCGTCGAGCATGGCGGTGATGTTGCGCACGCAGGACATCCCGGCGCGGTACGTCGTCGGCTACGCGGGCGGCGAACGCGTCGGCGAGAACAGATACCTCGTT encodes:
- a CDS encoding FAD-dependent oxidoreductase; its protein translation is MPRNHDAVVVGGGPAGASAAVFLGRAGLDVLVCDRGRASLDRCAHLENYLGFPGGVSVSTFRDLTRRHLEETGCAYADDHVSSITRVDGDLLVEREEGDPVRTDRVLATTKYGAEYLHALDDGDLFRGADRRHVAADDDGRTAVEGVYAAGPLVGTTDQAIVAAGDGADVATTLVEDWLVDERDFWRAIAVQYWDWVRYDTERTDDRREHIESWVRDSVPDDENVSEERIERVTAFVVEHDRSQFVDDEERTDREEHGREQLRDVLNR
- the msrA gene encoding peptide-methionine (S)-S-oxide reductase MsrA, producing MSKQATFGGGCFWCIEAALEELDGVTDVTSGYAGGDTENPTYREVCRGDTGHAEVVQVTYDEDELSYEDLLEVFFTVHDPTTVNRQGPDVGSQYRSIVLYHDDEQRELVEAFVAELEERDAFEDSIVTEVEPLEGFYEAEDEHQNYYENNPDAAYCTVNIAPKVSKVREQFAEQVQ
- a CDS encoding AsnC family transcriptional regulator; this encodes MAELDETDRRILELLAADARRPYSDIADDVGLSAPAVSERVSKLRGSGIINRFTVDVDHSALRGGSQVLVTLSPTPGDEDAVRESVSAADAVEHVFVTASGDVVCVANVPVENVRSWVTDVVDRDVLGSYDVEVLAESAWNPSVGNDIALACAECGNTVTNEGETAEVGGERHHFCCSSCRARFEERYERHESAA